GCGCGGCCTCGACCACAAGCTGCAGTTCACCGGCCCGACCGGCGCGAACGCCGTCGAGGCGGCCTTGAAGGTCGCCCGACAGGCGACTGGCCGCTCCAACGTCGTCGCGTTCACGAACGCGTTCCACGGCCTCAGCGTCGGCGCCCTCGCCGCGACCGGCAACGCCACCTACCGCGAGGCGGCGGGCATGCCGCTCGGCAACGTCACGCGCCTGCCCTACGACGGCTACCTCGGCGCCGACGTCGACACGCTCGACCTGTTCGAGAAGATGCTCGGCGACCCGGGATCCGGCCTCGACCTGCCCGCCGCCGTCATCGTCGAAGCGGTGCAGGGCGAGGGCGGCATCAACGTGGCGAGCGTGCCATGGCTGCAGCGCCTGCGCGCGCTGACCGCGGAGCGCGGCATCCTGCTCATCCTCGACGAGATCCAGTCGGGCGTCGGCCGCACCGGTTCGTTCTTCGCGTTCGAGGCCGCCGGCATCGTGCCCGACATCGTCACCGTGTCGAAGTCGATCTCGGGCTCGGGCCTGCCGATGTCGCTCGTGCTGCTGCGCCCCGAGGTCGACGTGTGGAAGCCCGGCGCCCACACCGGCACGTTCCGCGGCAACAACCTCGCCTTCATCTCGGCTCGCGTCGCGCTCGAGACCTACTGGGCCGACGCCGAGTTCACCGACGCCGTGGCCGCGAAGTCGGCACTGCTGCGCGGCGAGCTCGAGGCGATCGCCGCCGAGTACCCCGAGCTCGGCTTCGTGGTGCGCGGTCGCGGGCTGATGTACGGCCTGGCGTGCGACGCCGACCGCGCGCTCGCCGGCTGCGTCTCGAAGGAGGCGTTCACGCGAGGCCTCGTCATCGAGACCTCGGGCGCCTTCGACGAGGTGCTGAAGTTCCTGCCCGCGCTCACGATCACCGACGACGAGCTGCGTCGCGGTCTCGCGATCGTGCGCGAGAGCCTCGCTGCGGTGCGCTCGGCCTGAGCACGGATGCTCCGGGGCGGGCGTCCCCCGACGCCGCCCCGGAGCGGCGCCCGTGTCACGCCCCGCCGTGCACGAGCTTCCCGCCGGTGAACGTCGCCCGCACCGGGATCTCGGAGATCCCTTCGGGGTCGGCACGACGCGGGTCGGCGCCGAGTGCGACGAAGTCCGCGAGGTATCCGGGTGCCAGGCGCCCCTTGCGCCCCTCTTCACCCGTCGCCGTCGCCGAACCGATCGTGTAGACCCCGATCGCCTCCTCGACGCTGATCGCCTGGGTCTCCCCGACCCGCATCCCGTCGACTCCCCTGCGCGTCACCATCGACTGGATCGCGCCGAGCGGCGGGATCGGACTCGCGGGATGATCGGTCGAGGCCGCGACCGCGACTCCGGCATCGAGGAACGCCCGGTGCGCGAACAGCCGCTCGACCCGGTCGGCGCCGTACCACTGCTCCAGTCGCCCGCCGTAGAAGCGCGCGTAGGCCGAGAACGGCACGACCGTCAGTCCGAGCGCGGCGATCCTCGTGATGATCTCGGCGTCGACGATGCTGCAGTGCTCGATGCGGTGGCGCACGCCGGTCTGCACGGTGGCCGCTGCGGTCTCGTAGGCCTGCAGCAGCATCCGGATCGCGACATCGCCGTTGGCATGGATCGCGAGCCGGTTGCCGTCGGCGTGCACGCGCCCGACCAGTGCGTCGAGTTCCTCCTGCGTGGTGATCAGCATGCCGTGGTCGTGCGTGCCGACGAACGGCTCGGAGACGCGGCACGTCCGCCCGCCGATCGCACCGTCGACGAACGCCTTGACGCCCGCGACGCGCAGCCACTCGTCGCCGAAGTCGGTGCCGAGCCCGAGTGCTCGGTACTCCTCGTACCGCTCGGCGGCGAGGAGCATGGCGACGCGGATGCCGCGGCCGCCCTGCGCCTTGGCCATCGAGTGGATCTCGAGCTGCTGGGGCCCGACGAACGCGTCGCACGTCGAGGTGATGCCGACTGCGTTCCATTCGGCTGTGACCCGCGCATACTCGGCGATGACGTCGGCCGGCTCCGGCGCCGGCAACGGCGCGAGCGCGTCACCGGGCCGGCTGACGTACCGGCCGAGGAGCGCGCGCTCGTAGACGCGCCCGTCGAGTCGCCCGTGCGGGTCGCGCCCATAGCTTCCCCCCGCGATGTCTGGGGCGTCTTCGCCGACCCCGAGCTCCTCGAGCGCACGACTGTTGAGCACGGCCCAGTGGGCGGACACGTGCCGCACGATCACGGGCGTCGTCGGGGCCGCGGCATCGAGCATGGCCCGATCGATGCGCCCCGTCACCGAGTCGTCGTAGTTGCCGGCGAGCACCCATCCCCGACGTGTTGCCGTGCGGTTGCGGACCGCGTCGAGCAGGCCTTCGACGCCGACGACGCTCGCGGGCGAGACATCCAGGTCGAGACGGGATTGGACGGTGTCGGCGAGGTGGGCGTGGGCATCGTTGAATCCCGGCACGACGACCGCATCCCCGAGGTCGACGACCTCGGCGTCCGGGTGGCGGTCGCTCAGCTCGCGGAACGAACCGCTCGCGCTGATGCGGTCCCCGGCCACGGCGAACGCCTCGGGCCGGGTGCCGTCCTGGCTGATGATCGTTCCGGCTCGGTACAGCACCGGGCTCTGTCGCATGTCGACCTCCATCGATTCACTTCCCGCCATTCAGGCGGGTGCCGTCACGGCCGGCGCGACCGCGTCATCCGCAGTGGCCGGCACCGAAGGCGCCGTCGCCTGGGGCTTCCTGCGCAGGCGCTTGGCCAGGGCCGCAGTGCAGACGAGGCTGATGGCGATGAGCAGGATCTGGTAGCCGGCGACGCCCCAGATCTCGTTGCCGAAGCCGGTCAGGAGCGACTGGGCGACGAGCGGTGTCGCTCCGCCGACGATGGTGGCGCACAGCTGGTAGGCGATCGAGAGACCGGTGTAGCGGACGGCGGGCGGGAACGCGCCCGCGAGGAATCCCGCGAGCACCGCGAAGTACGAGGCGGTCATCACGGTGGTCAGCGCGAGGCCGAACGTGATCGCGGCCGGGTCGCCGGTGTTGATCAGCAGGTAGGTCGGGATCGTGACCAGGAGACTGCCGGTCAGGGTGATGAGCATGAGCCTGCTGATGCCGATGCGGTGCGCGACGATCGCGGCCACCGGCTGCACGAAGAACTGCAGGATCGCGATCACGAGCAGGATGTTGAGCACGGTGGGCCGCGGCACTTCGAGGATCCCGGTCGTCCACGACAGCGTGAAGGTGTTGTTGAAGTACGCGATGGCGATGCCGATGGCGCTCGCACCCATTCCGAGGAAAATCGAGGCCGGGGCGACCTTGAAGACCTCGACGATCGGGGCCCTCGCCACGGTGTGGGACTTCTTGAGCTCGGTGAACGCGGCGGTCTCCTCGAGGTTCAAGCGCACGAGGAGCGCGACGAGCACGAGCACTGCCGAGAAGAGGAACGGCACGCGCCATCCCCATGCCATGAACTGCTCGTCGGGCAGCCGGCTCACGAGGAGGAAGGCGAGCGTGGCGAGGATCGACCCCGCAGGCGAGCCCTGCTGGACCCACATGCCGGCCAGACCGCGCCGGCGTTCGGGGCTGTTCTCGGTCGCGAGGGTCACCGCACCGCCCCACTCGCCGCCGAGGCCGAGCCCCTGCAGCGCCCGCAGCACGACGAGCAGCACCGGCGCCCAGACGCCGATGGTCGCGTAGCCCGGCAGCACGCCGATCAGGGTCGTGGCGATGCCCGTCAGCAGCAGGGTCGCGACGAGGGTGCCGCGTCGGCCGAAGCGATCGCCGAGGTGGCCGAAGATGAGTCCGCCGATGGGGCGGGCGATGAAGCCGACCCAGAAGGTGGCGAATGCGGCGAGCAGGCCGACGGTCGGGGATGCCTCTGGGAAGAAGACCGGCCCGAACACGAGCGCAGCGGCGGTGCCGAACAGAAAGAAGTCGTACCACTCGATCGTCGTTCCGACGAAGGTGGCGGCGGCGGTCTTGATCTCGGTCGACCGTGTCGACGATGACATGGTGTCTCCTGGGAACGGGGCACCTGCGGCCCGGGTCCCACCATCACACCAGTCGAGGCCTATGCTGTCGAATGATACTTTCTTTGGATATCCATGTTGAACGCGCATAACCTTCCCGACCTCCGCGTGCTGTCGCACTTCCTCACGGTCGTCGAAGCCGGCTCGGTGACGAGAGCCGCGTCGATGCTGCGCATCACGCAGCCGGCCCTGTCACGTCAGATGCAGCAGCTCGAGCAGCGCCTCGGCACGCGATTGTTCGACCGCACGACGACGGGCGTGAGACCGAGCTCCGCCGGACTCACGCTGGTGCCGCTCGTGCGCGGCCTCATCGATCGCGCGGAAGGCGTGCAGCGCGCGGTCGAACAGCTCACCGTCGACGCCCCCGTGCGGTTCCGGGCAGCCTGCCCCGAGGCCACCGTGCGCGGTGTGATCGCGCCGTTCGTCGCCGAGACGTCCGCCCCGATCACGGGCACCGAGATCGACCTCGCGGTGCGCGTCTACGACCACGTCATCGGTCGGAGCGCCGACCTGGCGGTGAACACGCTGCCGCCGCCGCTCGGCCTCGAGTCCGAGCTCATCGACTCGGCACCCGTCCAGGTGCACGTGACGCCGGGGCATCCGCTCGCCGAGCTGGAGTCGATCGACGCGAGTGACCTCGTCGACGCATCGATCATCGTGCTCGCCTCGGGCTCGGGCCTCCGGCAGGTGGTCGATCGCGCACTGTGGCCGGTGCGGGATCGGATCACGATCGTCGCCGAACCGTCGTCGTCCGACCTCGCGATGGCGCTCGCGTCGACGGGGGCCGGCATCTGCATCGACGTCGTCGGACCCCAGTTCGGACTCATCGGACGCACCTTCACCTCCGATCGGCAGCGGGTCATGATGCCGATCTACGCCGCCTGGGAGGCCGACCACTTCGCCGCGGACCAGCTGCGCTCGCTCGCCGGCGCGCTGACGGCGTGGTCGAGCGGGCGCGTCCGCGACTGACGAGGCTGGCCACGACGCTTCATCCGGCGCCCTCGCTGGACGATTCCCGTGTTCAGGATCGTGTTGGATTCAACATGTATCCTAGGCCGCGATGTCCACGAAAGCTCCTGCTCCGAAGCCCGTCCACCCGCTCGCGCGCAAGCTCCGCTTCGCCCGCATCCTGAACGTCGTACTCGGCGCGGTCGCCGCGTTCCTGCTCGTCGTCGTGATCGCGCTGTCGGTGCCGAGCGCCGGTCAGGCTCCCGCGGCCGGTGCGCCGCAGACCCCGTCGGCGGATGCCGCCGGCGAGGGCGCCGGCGGCTCCGGCTCCGACTCGGAGATCGCCACCCGCGACCCCGATGACCCCCTCGCGATCGGCGACGTCGACGCTCCCGTCGTGCTCGTCGAGTGGGCCGACTTCCGCTGCCCCTTCTGCGCCGTCGTGACCAACGAGACGCTCCCGACGATCTTCGAGGAGTACGTCGACAAGGGCCTCGTGCGCTACGAGTTCCGCGATGTCGCGTTCTTCGGCGAGGAGTCGATCGACGCCGCCGTCGCCGCCCGCGCCGCGGGCGAACAGGGCAAGTTCCCCGAGTACCTCGAGGCCGTGTTCGCCGCCGCGCCCGAGAAGGGCCACCCCGACATGCCGCGCGAGAAGCTCATCGGCTTCGCGACCGAGGCGGGCGTGCCCGACCTCGCGAAGTTCGAGCAGGACCTCGATCGCGCCGACCTCCGCGACGCGGTGCTCGCGAGCACCGCGGAGGCCCAGAAGCTCGGCGTGACGAGCGTGCCGTTCTTCGTCGCGGGCGACCAGGCCATCGCCGGTGCGCAACCGATCGAGAACTTCCGCGCCCTCATCGACGAGCAGCTGGCCGCGGCAGGCGAGTGATCGACCTCGGGCTCGCGGGCGCTCTCGTCGGGGGCGTCCTCACCCTGCTGAGCCCCTGCTCGGTGATGCTCCTGCCGGCGTTCTTCGCCTACGCGTTCACGAGCCCGAGCCGGCTGATCGCCCGCACCGGGGTGTTCTACCTCGGCCTTATCACGACCCTCGTGCCGATCGGGGTGCTCGCCGGCACGGTCGGTGCGTTCGTCAGCACGAACCGCACGACCCTCGTGACGGTCGCCGCGATCGTGATCATCGTGCTCGGCGCCGTGCAACTCGTCGGCATCCCGCTCCCCGCATTCACCCGCAGCGGGGCGGCAGAAGGCACCGGCGTGGCATCCGTCTACCTGCTCGGCACCGTCTACGGGCTCGCCGGGGTCTGCGCCGGCCCCCTGCTCGGCTCGGTGCTGGCGCTCGCCGCGCTCGGCGGTCAGCCGCTGTACGGCGGCCTCGTGCTCGCGGTCTTCGCCCTCGGCATGACCGTGCCCCTCTTCGTGCTCGCCGTCGCCTGGTCGCGATCGCCGCGCCTCCGCGGCATGCTGCGCCCCCGCACGGTACGCATCGGACGCTGGACCAACACCTGGACGCAGATCGTCGGCGGCCTCCTCGGCATCGGCATCGGCGTGCTGCTCATCGTCACGGAGGGCACCGCCTCGCTCGGCGGCGTGCTCGGCGCCTCGCAGCAGTTCGCGGTCGAGAGCTGGGTGCTCGAGCGCACCGCCGCCGTGCCCGACGTCGTCTTCGCCGCGGTCGCGATCGCCGCGCTGGCGGGCGCCTGGGGCATCCACCGGTGGCGGAGCGGCGCGGCACGGCGAGCGGATGCCTCAGCCGCCGTCTCCCCCGAGGCATCCGGGGTCGCCCGTGAAGGCGAACCCTCGTGACCCCCGCGACCCGCGCGACTCACTCAGCGGATGCACCGGGGCCGCGGCCCGGCCATGATGGTGGAATGCCGACCGTCGACAGCGCCGCAGAGCGCGCCCGCACCGCGATCCGCGCCGGGATCCTCGACGGCACCCACCGGCCCGACACGATGCTCAGCGAGAACGAGCTCGCCGCAGAGCTCGGCATGAGCCGCACGCCCGTGCGGGCCGCGCTCACCCGGCTGCAGGACGAGGGCTGGATCACGATCTACCCGAAGCGCGGCGCACTCGTGAGATCGCTCAGCGACCCCGAGATCGCCGACCTCGCAGACGCCCGGCTGATCCTCGAGGCCGCCGGGGTGCAGCGCGCGACCACGACAGCCCGGAAGGCACTCGCCGACCGGCTCGAGCCGACACTCGTCGCCCAGCGCGCCGCCCTCGAGGCCCGCGACCTCGACGGCTTCGTGACCCTGACGATCGCCTTCCACCGCTCGTTCGTCGAGGCCGGCGGCAATCGCACCCTCGCCGAGATCGGCGACCGGCTCACCGCGCGGCAGCGACTGCTGCTGAGCGCCCACCGGGATTCGCTCTTCGAGCGGTCCGACCAGGTCATCGACGAGCATCGCGCCCTCATCGAACGGCTGCGCGCCGACGACCCCGCCGGCTTCGCCGAGGCCCTGCGCACCCATCTGATGGACACGCACGGCCCCGAACTCGGCCCGATCTGAGGTCGCGGGCCCGAACTCGCGTCAGTCGTCGGCGGGCACCGGCACAGTGAGGCTCGCCCGCTCGTTCAGCAGCTCGGGCACGAAGCCCGCCGCCTGCTTGTAGCGGTTCGCGATCTCGGCGCGCTCGGCGTAGGGCACGACGAGTTCGATGTCGCCGAAGCCGCCGGGCGCTCGCTCGTACGCGAGCTGCATGACCTGCTCCGGCCCCATCGAGCGGTTGCTGAGCGTGAGCGCCGTGGTGCGCGGGCGACGCTCGGCCTCGTAGGCGCCGAGCGCATCCTCGATCGGGTCGACCGTGCCGAGCTGGAAGGCGAGGGTGCGGGCGTCGATGATCGCCTGCGATGCACCGTTCGAACCGATCGGGTACATGGCGTGCGCGGCGTCGCCGAGCAGCGTCTGCGAACCGAAGGTCCAGCGTTCGACCGGGTCGCGATCCACCATCGGGTACTCGAGGATCTCGTCGGCGGCGGAGATGACGGCCGGAACGTCGAGCCATCCGAAGTCCCAGTCGGCGAAGCGGCCGAGCACCGCGCTCGGGTCTGCGCCTCGGTTCCAGTCGCTCGCACCCGGCTCGGGGTCATCGGAACGGTACTCGGCGATGAAGTTCACCGTCTGCAGCCCGTCGTCGCCGACCGCCGAGAGCGGGTAGGCGACGAACTTCTGCATCGCGTCGCCGGCCATGATCATGGTGAGCCCGTCGAGGTACGGCCGCACCCGCGCGGTGCCGCGCCAGAGGATCAGGCCGTTCCACACCGGCGCACCCTCGTCGGGGTACTGCTGGCGGCGCAGCGCACTGTGGATGCCGTCGGCGGCGATCACGGCGTCGGCCGTCACCCGGGTGCCGGCGTCGGGCCCGCCGACGATGGCGACGCTCGTGCGCGCACCCTCGCTGCGGGCGTCGCCGACCGGGCTGCCGAGGCGGATGGCGCCGGCGCCGAGACGCTCGAGCACGGCGTCGCGCAGCAGGAGCTGCAGACGCCCACGATGCACGGAGTACTGCGGCCAGTGGTAGCCGGCCGCGCGCCCGCGCGGCTCCGACCAGATCTGCTGACCGTGGCGGTTGAAGTACGAGAGGGTGCTCGTGGCCACGCCGAGCTCGGCGAGCTCGTCGCCGAGCCCGAGCTCGGTGAGCTCGCGCACGGCATGCGGCAGCAGGTTGATGCCGACGCCGAGCGGCCGGATCTCGGGCACGGACTCGTACAGTGTCACGTCGTCGATGCCCGCCGCGTGCAGCGAGAGCGCCGTCGTCAGGCCGCCGATGCCGGCGCCCGCGATGAGGACGTTCATGGTGTGGTTCTCCAGTTCGATGGTTCGGGCCGACGGCGTCGCGCTCAGTTCTGCGCGACGGGGTCCTCGAGCTCGCTCGCCTCTGCGGCGACGGCCTCGAGGTTCCACTCGGGTCGCGGTACCGAGTCGATGAGCAGTCGCGTGTAGGGATGCTGCGGATTGCCGAGCAGCTCGACCGTGCGGCCGCGCTCGACGATCTCGCCGGTCTTCATGACCACGGTCTCGTCGCAGAGTCGGCGCACCACCGCGAGGTCGTGGCTGATGAAGAGCACGGTGAGCCCGCGCTCGCGGCGGATCTCCTCGACGAGCGAGAGCACCTGCGCCTGCACTGAGACGTCGAGCGCGCTCGTCGCCTCGTCCATGACGAGCACATCGGGTTCGATCGCGAGCGCCCGGGCGATCGCGACGCGCTGCCGCTGTCCGCCCGAGAGGGTGCGCGGTCGCGCCTGGGCGTGCACATCACCGAGTCCGACCTGCTCGAGCAGCTCGACGACGCGCTCCCGGGCATCCGTCGTCGAGAGGCGGCGGTGCAGCCGCATGGCGTCTTCGATCGCCTTGCCCGCGGTGATGCGCGGGTCGAGCGACAGGTACGGGTCCTGGAAGACCATCTGCACCGAGCGTGCGTGCTCGAGCCGTTCGACCCGCGAGCTCGGCACCGAGGTGCGTTCGCGTCCGGCGATGCGGATGTCGCCGGCATCCGCCTGCTCGAGACCCACGATCATGCGGGCGAAGGTCGACTTGCCCGAACCCGATTCGCCGACGACGCCGAGGGCGCCGCCGCGCGGGATCTCGATCGAGGCGTCGATGACGGCGCGCACCGGCTCCTTGCCGCGGCGCACGTACGTCTTCGAGATGCCGCTCGCCGAGAGCATCGCCTCGGCGGGCGCAGACGGCGCAGTTGCCGAAGCGGATGCCGCGGCATCCGACTGCGGTGCGACGACCCTGTCGGAGGTCGTCGTCGCCGAGGCATCCGTGCCCGGACCGGCCGATGCTGCTGAGTCGCGCGCGACGACGATCGTCGGCGTGGCCGCCACGAGTCGCTTGGTGTACGCCGCCTGGGGGTTGCTGAACACCTGGCGGGCGTCGCCCTGCTCCTCGACCCGGCCCGCGCTCATCACGTAGACGCGATCGCAGATCGCGGCGGCGAGGTTCAGGTCATGGGTGATGAAGAGCATGCCCATGCCCCGGCTCGCACGCTGCTCGGCGAGCACGCCGATGATCTCGGCCTGCGTCGTGACGTCGAGCGCGGTCGTCGGCTCATCGCAGATGAGCAGGCGCGGCGAGCTCGTGAGCGCACCGGCGATCATGACGCGCTGCAGCATGCCGCCCGAGAGCTCGTGCGGGTACTGGTTCAGGTGCTCTTCGGGGCGCGGCAGGCGCACCGCCTCCATGAGCGAGATGGCGACGGCCTTCGCGTCGGCCGCCGAGCGACCCTCGCAGAGACGCATCGTCTCGGTGAGGTGGTCGCCGACCGTGCGCATCGGGTTGATGCCGGCCCGCGGGTCCTGGAAGATCATCGACGCACGCGTGCGGCGCAGGCCCAGCAGTTCGCTGCGGCTCGCGTCGAGCACCGACTGGTCGAGCAGCTGCACCGATCCGCCCATGGTCGCCCGGCTGGGCAGGAGGCCGAGCACCGAGCGGGCCGTGAGCGACTTGCCCGAGCCCGACTCGCCGACGAGGCCGACGGTCTCCCCTTCGGCGACCGTGAGGCTGATGCCGTCGAGCAGTCGCCTGCCGTTCGGCAGGTCGAGCGTGAGCTCGGAGATGTCGAGGAGTGTCATGCGGGGATCTCGCCTCCGATGCGGTCCGAGAGTTCTTCGCCGATCACGTTGACCGCGACGACGACGAGCACGATCGCGACCGCTGGCACGAGTGCGGGAAGGAAGTATCCGCCGATGAGGCCGGACTGGGCCTCGTTCACCATCGCGCCCCAGTCGGCTGTGGGCGCCTGGACGCCGAGGCCGAGGAACGAGAGGGCGGCGAGCTCGGCGAGCACGTAGCCGAAGTTCAGCGTCGACTGCGCGCCGACGATCGGCATCACGTTGGGCAGCACTCGGCGCAGCGCGATGAACCCGCCGCCGAAGCCCTGCACACGATAGGCCGCGACGTACGGACGCGAGCGTTCGGACGCGATGAGCGAGCGCGTGAGCCGCGCGACGAACGGGGCGTAGGCGATGCTCATGGCCACGACCGGGGCGACGAGGCCCTTGCCGAAGAGCGCGACCGCCATGATCGCGAGGAGCAGCGCCGGGAAGGCGAAGATCACGTCGAAGATGCGGCCGAGCACCGAGTCGATCCAACCGCCGCGCCAGCCGGCCAGGAGGCCGAGCAGGATGCCGACGATCGTCGAGAAGATGACGACGAGCAGCGGCGCCAGGAGCGCGGTGCGCGCACCGAACATCATGCGGCTCAGGGTGTCGCGGCCGAGCGCGTCGGTGCCGAGCCAGTGCGCCGGGCTCGGCCCGGCCTGGATGTTCAGCAGGTCGACCTGGTTCGGCGGATACGGGGCGAGGAACGACGCGAAGATCGCGGCGAGCGTCACGACGCCGAGGAACACGGCGCTGATGAGGAACGTGGTGCTCGAGCGCCGCACGCGCGGAGCCCGCAGCACCTTCATGGCCATGGTGGGGGTGGTCATCGGGCACCAGCTCCTGCAGCGGCTCGGGGGTCGATCCACGGTTCGAGGACGTCGATGATCGCGTTCACCACGACGAACGCCGTGACGATGAGCAGCACGATCGCCTGCA
The DNA window shown above is from Agromyces cerinus and carries:
- a CDS encoding cytochrome c biogenesis CcdA family protein, with amino-acid sequence MIDLGLAGALVGGVLTLLSPCSVMLLPAFFAYAFTSPSRLIARTGVFYLGLITTLVPIGVLAGTVGAFVSTNRTTLVTVAAIVIIVLGAVQLVGIPLPAFTRSGAAEGTGVASVYLLGTVYGLAGVCAGPLLGSVLALAALGGQPLYGGLVLAVFALGMTVPLFVLAVAWSRSPRLRGMLRPRTVRIGRWTNTWTQIVGGLLGIGIGVLLIVTEGTASLGGVLGASQQFAVESWVLERTAAVPDVVFAAVAIAALAGAWGIHRWRSGAARRADASAAVSPEASGVAREGEPS
- a CDS encoding ABC transporter permease; the protein is MTTPTMAMKVLRAPRVRRSSTTFLISAVFLGVVTLAAIFASFLAPYPPNQVDLLNIQAGPSPAHWLGTDALGRDTLSRMMFGARTALLAPLLVVIFSTIVGILLGLLAGWRGGWIDSVLGRIFDVIFAFPALLLAIMAVALFGKGLVAPVVAMSIAYAPFVARLTRSLIASERSRPYVAAYRVQGFGGGFIALRRVLPNVMPIVGAQSTLNFGYVLAELAALSFLGLGVQAPTADWGAMVNEAQSGLIGGYFLPALVPAVAIVLVVVAVNVIGEELSDRIGGEIPA
- a CDS encoding flavin-dependent oxidoreductase — its product is MNVLIAGAGIGGLTTALSLHAAGIDDVTLYESVPEIRPLGVGINLLPHAVRELTELGLGDELAELGVATSTLSYFNRHGQQIWSEPRGRAAGYHWPQYSVHRGRLQLLLRDAVLERLGAGAIRLGSPVGDARSEGARTSVAIVGGPDAGTRVTADAVIAADGIHSALRRQQYPDEGAPVWNGLILWRGTARVRPYLDGLTMIMAGDAMQKFVAYPLSAVGDDGLQTVNFIAEYRSDDPEPGASDWNRGADPSAVLGRFADWDFGWLDVPAVISAADEILEYPMVDRDPVERWTFGSQTLLGDAAHAMYPIGSNGASQAIIDARTLAFQLGTVDPIEDALGAYEAERRPRTTALTLSNRSMGPEQVMQLAYERAPGGFGDIELVVPYAERAEIANRYKQAAGFVPELLNERASLTVPVPADD
- a CDS encoding LysR family transcriptional regulator; amino-acid sequence: MLNAHNLPDLRVLSHFLTVVEAGSVTRAASMLRITQPALSRQMQQLEQRLGTRLFDRTTTGVRPSSAGLTLVPLVRGLIDRAEGVQRAVEQLTVDAPVRFRAACPEATVRGVIAPFVAETSAPITGTEIDLAVRVYDHVIGRSADLAVNTLPPPLGLESELIDSAPVQVHVTPGHPLAELESIDASDLVDASIIVLASGSGLRQVVDRALWPVRDRITIVAEPSSSDLAMALASTGAGICIDVVGPQFGLIGRTFTSDRQRVMMPIYAAWEADHFAADQLRSLAGALTAWSSGRVRD
- a CDS encoding GntR family transcriptional regulator encodes the protein MPTVDSAAERARTAIRAGILDGTHRPDTMLSENELAAELGMSRTPVRAALTRLQDEGWITIYPKRGALVRSLSDPEIADLADARLILEAAGVQRATTTARKALADRLEPTLVAQRAALEARDLDGFVTLTIAFHRSFVEAGGNRTLAEIGDRLTARQRLLLSAHRDSLFERSDQVIDEHRALIERLRADDPAGFAEALRTHLMDTHGPELGPI
- a CDS encoding dipeptide ABC transporter ATP-binding protein; this encodes MTLLDISELTLDLPNGRRLLDGISLTVAEGETVGLVGESGSGKSLTARSVLGLLPSRATMGGSVQLLDQSVLDASRSELLGLRRTRASMIFQDPRAGINPMRTVGDHLTETMRLCEGRSAADAKAVAISLMEAVRLPRPEEHLNQYPHELSGGMLQRVMIAGALTSSPRLLICDEPTTALDVTTQAEIIGVLAEQRASRGMGMLFITHDLNLAAAICDRVYVMSAGRVEEQGDARQVFSNPQAAYTKRLVAATPTIVVARDSAASAGPGTDASATTTSDRVVAPQSDAAASASATAPSAPAEAMLSASGISKTYVRRGKEPVRAVIDASIEIPRGGALGVVGESGSGKSTFARMIVGLEQADAGDIRIAGRERTSVPSSRVERLEHARSVQMVFQDPYLSLDPRITAGKAIEDAMRLHRRLSTTDARERVVELLEQVGLGDVHAQARPRTLSGGQRQRVAIARALAIEPDVLVMDEATSALDVSVQAQVLSLVEEIRRERGLTVLFISHDLAVVRRLCDETVVMKTGEIVERGRTVELLGNPQHPYTRLLIDSVPRPEWNLEAVAAEASELEDPVAQN
- a CDS encoding DsbA family protein encodes the protein MSTKAPAPKPVHPLARKLRFARILNVVLGAVAAFLLVVVIALSVPSAGQAPAAGAPQTPSADAAGEGAGGSGSDSEIATRDPDDPLAIGDVDAPVVLVEWADFRCPFCAVVTNETLPTIFEEYVDKGLVRYEFRDVAFFGEESIDAAVAARAAGEQGKFPEYLEAVFAAAPEKGHPDMPREKLIGFATEAGVPDLAKFEQDLDRADLRDAVLASTAEAQKLGVTSVPFFVAGDQAIAGAQPIENFRALIDEQLAAAGE
- a CDS encoding amidohydrolase, coding for MRQSPVLYRAGTIISQDGTRPEAFAVAGDRISASGSFRELSDRHPDAEVVDLGDAVVVPGFNDAHAHLADTVQSRLDLDVSPASVVGVEGLLDAVRNRTATRRGWVLAGNYDDSVTGRIDRAMLDAAAPTTPVIVRHVSAHWAVLNSRALEELGVGEDAPDIAGGSYGRDPHGRLDGRVYERALLGRYVSRPGDALAPLPAPEPADVIAEYARVTAEWNAVGITSTCDAFVGPQQLEIHSMAKAQGGRGIRVAMLLAAERYEEYRALGLGTDFGDEWLRVAGVKAFVDGAIGGRTCRVSEPFVGTHDHGMLITTQEELDALVGRVHADGNRLAIHANGDVAIRMLLQAYETAAATVQTGVRHRIEHCSIVDAEIITRIAALGLTVVPFSAYARFYGGRLEQWYGADRVERLFAHRAFLDAGVAVAASTDHPASPIPPLGAIQSMVTRRGVDGMRVGETQAISVEEAIGVYTIGSATATGEEGRKGRLAPGYLADFVALGADPRRADPEGISEIPVRATFTGGKLVHGGA
- a CDS encoding MFS transporter produces the protein MSSSTRSTEIKTAAATFVGTTIEWYDFFLFGTAAALVFGPVFFPEASPTVGLLAAFATFWVGFIARPIGGLIFGHLGDRFGRRGTLVATLLLTGIATTLIGVLPGYATIGVWAPVLLVVLRALQGLGLGGEWGGAVTLATENSPERRRGLAGMWVQQGSPAGSILATLAFLLVSRLPDEQFMAWGWRVPFLFSAVLVLVALLVRLNLEETAAFTELKKSHTVARAPIVEVFKVAPASIFLGMGASAIGIAIAYFNNTFTLSWTTGILEVPRPTVLNILLVIAILQFFVQPVAAIVAHRIGISRLMLITLTGSLLVTIPTYLLINTGDPAAITFGLALTTVMTASYFAVLAGFLAGAFPPAVRYTGLSIAYQLCATIVGGATPLVAQSLLTGFGNEIWGVAGYQILLIAISLVCTAALAKRLRRKPQATAPSVPATADDAVAPAVTAPA
- the ectB gene encoding diaminobutyrate--2-oxoglutarate transaminase, giving the protein MSDAANLDVFDRRESEVRGYVRAFPTVFDRASGSTLVDVDGREYLDFFAGAGVLNYGHNNPVFTRALIEYLERDGIIHGLDMATSAKRAFIEAFEQYVLAPRGLDHKLQFTGPTGANAVEAALKVARQATGRSNVVAFTNAFHGLSVGALAATGNATYREAAGMPLGNVTRLPYDGYLGADVDTLDLFEKMLGDPGSGLDLPAAVIVEAVQGEGGINVASVPWLQRLRALTAERGILLILDEIQSGVGRTGSFFAFEAAGIVPDIVTVSKSISGSGLPMSLVLLRPEVDVWKPGAHTGTFRGNNLAFISARVALETYWADAEFTDAVAAKSALLRGELEAIAAEYPELGFVVRGRGLMYGLACDADRALAGCVSKEAFTRGLVIETSGAFDEVLKFLPALTITDDELRRGLAIVRESLAAVRSA